A genomic segment from Yimella sp. cx-51 encodes:
- a CDS encoding MarR family winged helix-turn-helix transcriptional regulator, protein MSVSGVNWLDDEQQEAWRHYIRGSRALETALDSELQNAAGMSLSEYELLSMLSEAPDRVLRMSALADLIVQSRSRVTHTANRLARRGWVERRAAVGDGRGVELMLTESGMDAVLQAAQSHVTSVRQHLVDVIDKDALIELGRTMSKVCERL, encoded by the coding sequence ATGAGTGTTTCGGGGGTCAACTGGCTCGATGACGAGCAGCAAGAAGCGTGGCGTCACTACATCAGAGGCTCGCGCGCGCTCGAAACCGCACTCGACTCAGAGCTGCAGAACGCCGCCGGTATGTCGCTGTCCGAGTACGAGCTGTTGTCCATGCTCTCCGAAGCGCCCGACCGCGTCCTGCGGATGAGCGCTCTCGCCGACCTCATCGTGCAGTCCCGTAGCCGTGTCACCCATACCGCCAACCGACTCGCCCGTCGGGGCTGGGTCGAGCGTCGTGCGGCTGTCGGCGACGGCCGCGGCGTCGAGCTGATGCTCACCGAATCCGGCATGGACGCCGTGCTGCAAGCAGCTCAGTCCCACGTCACCAGCGTGCGCCAGCACCTGGTCGACGTCATCGACAAGGACGCCCTCATCGAGCTCGGTCGCACCATGTCGAAGGTGTGCGAACGCCTCTGA